From Actinosynnema mirum DSM 43827, a single genomic window includes:
- a CDS encoding ABC transporter ATP-binding protein, which translates to MLLEVQDINVHYGKIAALKGITLDVNEGEIVSLIGANGAGKTTTLKTISGLRPLTSGKVLFEGEDISKMQGHRRVRLGIGQSPEGRGVFPGMTVQENLLMGAYTRKGEFSADLEKVYGRFPRLAERKTQFAGTMSGGEQQMIAIGRALMTNPRVLLLDEPSMGLAPMLIAEIFKIIQEINADGTTVLLVEQNAQQALKISHRAYVLETGRVVKSAPGKDLLDDPQVRAAYLGGH; encoded by the coding sequence ATGCTTCTTGAGGTCCAGGACATCAACGTCCACTACGGCAAGATCGCGGCGCTCAAGGGCATCACCCTCGACGTCAACGAGGGCGAGATCGTCTCGCTGATCGGCGCCAACGGCGCGGGCAAGACGACCACGCTCAAGACCATCTCCGGACTGCGCCCGCTGACCAGCGGCAAGGTGCTGTTCGAGGGTGAGGACATCTCCAAGATGCAGGGCCACCGCAGGGTGCGCCTGGGCATCGGCCAGTCGCCCGAGGGCCGGGGCGTGTTCCCCGGCATGACGGTGCAGGAGAACCTCCTGATGGGCGCCTACACCAGGAAGGGCGAGTTCTCCGCCGACCTGGAGAAGGTGTACGGCCGGTTCCCCCGGCTCGCCGAGCGCAAGACCCAGTTCGCGGGCACCATGTCCGGCGGCGAGCAGCAGATGATCGCCATCGGCCGGGCGCTGATGACGAACCCCAGGGTGCTGCTGCTGGACGAGCCGTCCATGGGTCTGGCTCCGATGCTGATCGCGGAGATCTTCAAGATCATCCAGGAGATCAACGCCGACGGCACGACCGTGCTCCTGGTCGAGCAGAACGCCCAGCAGGCGCTGAAGATCTCGCACCGCGCCTACGTGCTGGAGACCGGTCGCGTGGTCAAGAGCGCGCCGGGCAAGGACCTGCTCGACGACCCGCAGGTCCGCGCCGCCTACCTCGGCGGCCACTGA
- a CDS encoding ANTAR domain-containing response regulator, whose amino-acid sequence MTQAAEAQSQAAPRRVLVAEDEALIRLDLVEMLREEGYEVAGQAADGDEAITLAKELRPDLVILDVKMPKVDGIEAASVIAGERVAPVVILTAFSQRDLVERARDAGAMAYLVKPFAKRDLVPAIELAMSRFSELQALELEVAGLNERLETRKVVERAKGLLMTKQNLSEPEAFRWVQRTAMDRRTTMKAVAEAVIENFG is encoded by the coding sequence GTGACCCAGGCTGCCGAGGCCCAGTCCCAGGCCGCGCCGCGCCGCGTGCTCGTGGCCGAGGACGAGGCCCTGATCCGGCTCGACCTGGTCGAGATGCTCCGCGAGGAGGGCTACGAGGTGGCCGGTCAGGCCGCCGACGGCGACGAGGCGATCACGCTGGCCAAGGAGCTCCGCCCCGACCTGGTCATCCTCGACGTGAAGATGCCCAAGGTCGACGGCATCGAGGCCGCGTCGGTCATCGCGGGCGAGCGGGTGGCCCCCGTCGTCATACTGACCGCCTTCAGCCAGCGCGACCTGGTCGAGCGGGCCCGCGACGCGGGCGCCATGGCCTACCTGGTCAAGCCCTTCGCCAAGCGCGACCTGGTGCCCGCGATCGAGCTGGCCATGAGCCGGTTCTCCGAGCTCCAGGCGCTGGAGCTGGAGGTCGCGGGCCTCAACGAGCGCCTGGAGACCCGCAAGGTCGTCGAGCGCGCCAAGGGCCTGCTGATGACCAAGCAGAACCTGAGCGAGCCCGAGGCCTTCCGCTGGGTCCAGCGCACCGCCATGGACCGCCGCACCACCATGAAGGCCGTGGCCGAGGCCGTCATCGAAAACTTCGGCTGA
- a CDS encoding branched-chain amino acid ABC transporter substrate-binding protein has product MSGARLGRVLALAAASSLVLAACAGGGGGSSTGSGDGSTVKIGFMGDLTGENSAIVIPPRNGAKLAFDEYNAKNPKVKIELVEYDSQGKPEQATSLITKAVGSDKISALIGPAFSGESKAIGGVLDQNKIPSISPSATNPGLAANGWSFWHRVVANDDDQGPGIADFLVKAKSPKKAFVLSDDQEYSTGLADAVAKAFEGAGVAVEKDRFSKDASDYSSVVTKVASANPDVIVYGGYYAQAGRLLKQLRDSNVTAPFASGDGSLDAQLVSAAGAQAAEGAILACPCNIPSADVTGPLKSFYDNYKKATNADPAIYATEGYDAATAYIKAIEAGNTTSEKINDFLKTADFEGVSKPIKFKANGEPENNAIFIYQVKGGVLKLLGAADEAKLEG; this is encoded by the coding sequence GTGTCAGGAGCACGACTCGGCCGAGTGCTGGCGCTCGCAGCGGCGTCCTCGCTGGTGCTCGCGGCATGCGCGGGCGGCGGCGGCGGCAGCAGCACGGGCAGTGGCGACGGCAGCACGGTCAAGATCGGGTTCATGGGTGACCTCACCGGTGAGAACTCGGCGATCGTGATCCCGCCGCGCAACGGCGCGAAGCTGGCGTTCGACGAGTACAACGCCAAGAACCCCAAGGTGAAGATCGAGCTCGTCGAGTACGACAGCCAGGGCAAGCCCGAGCAGGCCACCTCGCTCATCACGAAGGCCGTCGGTTCGGACAAGATCTCGGCCCTGATCGGCCCGGCCTTCTCCGGCGAGTCCAAGGCGATCGGCGGTGTGCTGGACCAGAACAAGATCCCCAGCATCTCCCCCTCCGCCACCAACCCCGGCCTGGCCGCCAACGGCTGGTCGTTCTGGCACCGCGTCGTGGCGAACGACGACGACCAGGGCCCCGGCATCGCGGACTTCCTGGTGAAGGCGAAGAGCCCGAAGAAGGCGTTCGTGCTCTCCGACGACCAGGAGTACAGCACCGGTCTGGCGGACGCCGTCGCGAAGGCGTTCGAGGGCGCGGGCGTCGCGGTCGAGAAGGACCGCTTCTCCAAGGACGCCTCGGACTACTCGTCCGTGGTCACCAAGGTCGCCTCGGCCAACCCCGACGTGATCGTCTACGGCGGCTACTACGCGCAGGCCGGTCGTCTGCTCAAGCAGCTGCGCGACAGCAACGTCACCGCGCCGTTCGCCTCCGGTGACGGCTCGCTCGACGCGCAGCTCGTCTCCGCCGCGGGCGCCCAGGCCGCCGAGGGCGCGATCCTCGCCTGCCCGTGCAACATCCCGTCGGCCGACGTGACCGGTCCGCTGAAGTCCTTCTACGACAACTACAAGAAGGCCACCAACGCCGACCCGGCCATCTACGCGACCGAGGGCTACGACGCCGCGACCGCGTACATCAAGGCGATCGAGGCGGGCAACACCACCTCGGAGAAGATCAACGACTTCCTGAAGACCGCGGACTTCGAGGGCGTCTCCAAGCCGATCAAGTTCAAGGCGAACGGCGAGCCCGAGAACAACGCCATCTTCATCTACCAGGTCAAGGGTGGCGTGCTGAAGCTGCTGGGCGCGGCCGACGAGGCCAAGCTCGAGGGCTGA
- a CDS encoding branched-chain amino acid ABC transporter permease, whose amino-acid sequence MLEDLTNQFLPSTVGGLVIGSIYALVALGYTMVYGVLRLINFAHSEIFMIGTMASLVTITAIAPATPLTGVALIGVMVLLILVSGAVSGGAAVLLEFVAYRPLRRKGATRLTALISAIGASLFLQELFALVVIPWLTGKPGRNQQSAARVVDRETLFTIGNADVRTDHVIVIVAAVVMMVALDRLVNQTKIGRGIRATAQDPEAAVLMGVNIDTIVRITFLLGGTMAGVAGALYLMEYENTVYNVGFVLGIKAFTAAVLGGIGNLRGALLGGITLGLIENWGAIFLGSEWKDVIAFTVLVIVLMFRPTGILGESLQKARA is encoded by the coding sequence ATGCTTGAAGATTTGACCAACCAGTTCCTACCCAGCACGGTGGGTGGACTGGTTATCGGCTCCATCTACGCGCTCGTCGCCCTGGGCTACACGATGGTCTACGGCGTCCTCCGCCTGATCAACTTCGCGCACTCCGAGATCTTCATGATCGGCACCATGGCGTCGCTCGTGACGATCACGGCGATCGCGCCCGCCACCCCGCTGACCGGCGTCGCCCTCATCGGCGTGATGGTGCTGCTCATCCTGGTGTCCGGAGCCGTCTCCGGCGGCGCCGCGGTGCTCCTGGAGTTCGTGGCCTACCGGCCGCTGCGCCGCAAGGGCGCCACCCGCCTCACCGCGCTCATCTCCGCGATCGGCGCCTCGCTGTTCCTGCAGGAGCTGTTCGCGCTCGTCGTCATCCCGTGGCTGACCGGCAAGCCGGGGCGCAACCAGCAGTCCGCGGCCCGCGTCGTGGACCGCGAGACCCTCTTCACCATCGGCAACGCCGACGTGCGCACCGACCACGTCATCGTGATCGTCGCCGCCGTCGTCATGATGGTCGCGCTCGACCGCCTGGTGAACCAGACCAAGATCGGCCGCGGCATCCGGGCGACCGCCCAGGACCCCGAGGCCGCCGTGCTGATGGGCGTCAACATCGACACCATCGTGCGCATCACGTTCCTGCTCGGCGGCACCATGGCCGGTGTCGCGGGCGCGCTGTACCTGATGGAGTACGAGAACACCGTCTACAACGTCGGCTTCGTGCTGGGCATCAAGGCGTTCACCGCCGCGGTCCTCGGCGGCATCGGCAACCTGCGCGGTGCGCTGCTCGGCGGCATCACGCTCGGCCTCATCGAGAACTGGGGCGCCATCTTCCTCGGCTCCGAGTGGAAGGACGTCATCGCGTTCACCGTCCTGGTGATCGTCCTGATGTTCCGCCCGACGGGCATCCTCGGCGAATCCCTCCAGAAGGCCCGCGCATGA
- a CDS encoding ABC transporter ATP-binding protein, producing MRFGGVVALRGADFQINEGEIFALIGPNGAGKTTVFNVVTGVYQPTEGQVLFNGEKLNGTKRFKITKQGVARTFQNIRLFHNMSALENVMVGADAHHKTGAIGATFNLPWHRQEEKRGRELARELLDFVGISARSTETAKNLPYGDQRRLEIARALATDPKLLLLDEPAAGMNPAEKKSLQELIRKIRDDGRTVLLIEHDMSLVMEVSDRVAVLDFGQLIAEGLPQEVQNNPKVIEAYLGVSEDAS from the coding sequence ATGCGCTTCGGCGGCGTCGTCGCGCTGCGCGGAGCGGACTTCCAGATCAACGAGGGCGAGATCTTCGCGCTCATCGGTCCCAACGGCGCGGGCAAGACCACGGTGTTCAACGTCGTCACCGGCGTCTACCAGCCCACCGAGGGGCAGGTGCTGTTCAACGGCGAGAAGCTCAACGGCACCAAGCGCTTCAAGATCACCAAGCAGGGCGTGGCCCGCACGTTCCAGAACATCCGGCTGTTCCACAACATGTCGGCGCTGGAGAACGTGATGGTGGGCGCGGACGCGCACCACAAGACCGGTGCGATCGGCGCGACCTTCAACCTCCCGTGGCACCGCCAGGAGGAGAAGCGCGGACGCGAGCTGGCGCGGGAGCTGCTCGACTTCGTGGGCATCTCCGCGCGGTCCACGGAGACGGCGAAGAACCTGCCCTACGGCGACCAGCGCAGGCTGGAGATCGCCCGCGCGCTCGCGACCGACCCGAAGCTGCTGCTGCTCGACGAGCCCGCCGCGGGCATGAACCCGGCGGAGAAGAAGTCGCTCCAGGAGCTGATCCGCAAGATCCGCGACGACGGCCGCACCGTCCTGCTGATCGAGCACGACATGAGCCTGGTGATGGAGGTCAGCGACCGCGTCGCGGTGCTGGACTTCGGCCAGCTGATCGCGGAAGGACTGCCGCAAGAGGTGCAGAACAACCCTAAGGTGATCGAGGCGTACCTGGGGGTGTCCGAAGATGCTTCTTGA
- a CDS encoding PaaI family thioesterase, translated as MTTPDQLPGLNQAFADEQLMTRMGIEITRWDGDEMVGTMPVKGNRQPYGLLHGGANAVLAETLGSIAAATHAAPDRVAVGLELSCTHHRSAREGLVTGVCKPVHRGRSTATYEIVVSDEDGKRLCTARLTCFLKEV; from the coding sequence ATGACGACCCCCGACCAGCTCCCCGGCCTGAACCAGGCGTTCGCCGACGAGCAGCTCATGACCCGGATGGGCATCGAGATCACCCGGTGGGACGGGGACGAGATGGTCGGCACGATGCCCGTCAAGGGCAACCGCCAGCCGTACGGGCTGCTGCACGGTGGCGCGAACGCGGTGCTCGCGGAGACGCTGGGCTCGATCGCGGCGGCGACCCACGCGGCCCCCGACCGGGTGGCGGTCGGGCTGGAGCTGTCCTGCACGCACCACCGGTCCGCGCGCGAGGGCCTGGTGACGGGCGTGTGCAAGCCGGTGCACCGGGGCCGCAGCACGGCGACCTACGAGATCGTGGTCAGCGACGAGGACGGCAAGCGGCTGTGCACGGCGCGGCTGACCTGCTTCCTCAAGGAGGTCTGA
- a CDS encoding branched-chain amino acid ABC transporter permease, protein MKGNAVSGNSNPLRRVGALFDGLRDWWEHAKTWQRYLVYLAAIGFALILPAPWIGSFMSPGADWTTVLIYPVGVYILLAVGLNIVVGQAGLLDLGFVAFFAMGGYSVAYFGTQYGWNYWATIVIGIGLAAVSGVVLGAPTLRLRGDYLAIVTLGFGEIVRITANNTDEIGGARGITNIPHPPDMLGLEFRLDPAPYYYLMVAAIAVVIVFSVRLQKSRVGRAWAAIREDEDAAELMGVPTFKFKLLAFAIGAMIGGLAGGLHAGKAVFIEPNTFPFILSATILAAVVLGGSGNLPGVMLGAFVIAWLPERFREVNWLEDLLGRDPSEYRILLFGGVLVLMMGLRPEGLLPSRRRKAELHEGTGGMGALGAEVAGPDTDASTEAVK, encoded by the coding sequence ATGAAAGGCAACGCTGTGTCTGGCAACTCGAACCCGTTGAGGCGCGTCGGCGCGCTGTTCGACGGCCTGAGGGACTGGTGGGAGCACGCCAAGACCTGGCAGCGCTACCTGGTCTACCTCGCCGCGATCGGCTTCGCCCTGATCCTGCCCGCGCCGTGGATCGGCTCGTTCATGTCGCCCGGCGCGGACTGGACGACCGTGCTGATCTACCCGGTCGGCGTGTACATCCTGCTGGCCGTCGGCCTGAACATCGTGGTGGGCCAAGCGGGCCTGCTCGACCTCGGCTTCGTCGCGTTCTTCGCGATGGGCGGCTACTCGGTGGCCTACTTCGGCACCCAGTACGGCTGGAACTACTGGGCCACCATCGTGATCGGCATCGGCCTGGCCGCCGTCTCCGGCGTCGTCCTCGGCGCCCCGACGCTGCGCCTGCGCGGCGACTACCTGGCCATCGTCACCCTCGGCTTCGGCGAGATCGTCCGGATCACCGCGAACAACACCGACGAGATCGGCGGCGCGCGCGGCATCACGAACATCCCGCACCCGCCGGACATGCTCGGCCTGGAGTTCCGGCTCGACCCCGCGCCGTACTACTACCTGATGGTCGCGGCGATCGCCGTCGTCATCGTCTTCTCGGTGCGGCTGCAGAAGAGCCGCGTCGGCCGCGCCTGGGCCGCGATCCGCGAGGACGAGGACGCCGCCGAGCTGATGGGCGTGCCGACGTTCAAGTTCAAGCTGCTGGCCTTCGCCATCGGCGCGATGATCGGTGGTCTCGCGGGCGGTCTGCACGCGGGCAAGGCGGTGTTCATCGAGCCGAACACCTTCCCGTTCATCCTGTCCGCGACGATCCTGGCCGCGGTCGTGCTGGGCGGCTCGGGCAACCTGCCCGGCGTCATGCTCGGCGCGTTCGTCATCGCCTGGCTGCCCGAGCGGTTCCGCGAGGTCAACTGGCTGGAGGACCTGCTCGGCCGTGACCCGTCCGAGTACCGCATCCTGCTGTTCGGCGGCGTGCTCGTGCTGATGATGGGTCTGCGCCCCGAGGGCCTGCTCCCGTCGCGGCGCAGGAAAGCCGAACTGCACGAGGGGACCGGTGGCATGGGCGCGCTCGGCGCCGAAGTCGCCGGGCCGGACACCGACGCGTCCACGGAGGCGGTCAAGTGA